Proteins encoded by one window of Inmirania thermothiophila:
- a CDS encoding TonB-dependent receptor plug domain-containing protein gives MRATAGWLLALALAFTARAAEPPLLAAAAELPVVLSATRLRQPALEAPVSVTVIDRELMEASGATELPELFRLAPGFLVGHLNGHHATVGYHGLLDPYARRMQVLVDGRSVYTPAFGGVRWSNLPLVMEDIARIEIIRAPNAAAYGPNAFQGIVNIVTETALETRNGAAVAAGEPGRRRAVLRLAGARGERAFRASLAYRRDDGFSGRNDDAETAILALRADLPLGPAEMVELQGGYNHGRHGQGDGVDQFGFDDRRSDETDTGFVQGRWRRVLGPGEELTLLAYHRRERTRDRESGPATIPLPGLGDLPLEVEADLGRDARRTDLELQHVVAPRPGTRIVWGLEARHDEVEAPGLLAGGSFSNDLWRLFGNLEQGGGGRLVWNAGAMAEANRVSGTRIAPRLGVNLRIAPGHALRLTVAGATRNPSAVEAAGDFAFFGRVTDPLQAALLDGVLDALVGTDVRGDLVMDHQFLTRRLPDPEEMRSLELGWIFRAGPVAGDLKLFTERLDGLVAATKLTLAAKDGVYNVDGKTGVFVNRNDVRLHGLELQLDARPGRRNRIHLAYALTDADASGEDAQDLEESVPRQNLALLLTRRLAGGLRASAAAYYVSGMRFLDVGATVGAYRRLDLTLSGPLAGAGRGARWRLALQNVDGADADLQPDNRLDTRLQAGVTLPL, from the coding sequence GTGAGAGCAACCGCCGGCTGGCTGCTTGCCCTTGCCCTCGCCTTCACCGCCCGCGCCGCAGAGCCGCCGCTGCTCGCCGCCGCCGCCGAGCTGCCGGTGGTGCTCTCCGCCACGCGCCTTCGCCAGCCCGCCCTGGAGGCCCCGGTCTCGGTCACCGTCATCGACCGCGAGCTCATGGAGGCGAGCGGCGCGACGGAGCTCCCGGAGCTCTTCCGCCTCGCCCCGGGGTTCCTCGTCGGCCACCTCAACGGCCATCACGCCACGGTGGGCTACCACGGCCTCCTCGACCCCTACGCACGCCGCATGCAGGTGCTGGTGGACGGCCGCTCGGTCTACACCCCGGCCTTCGGAGGCGTGCGCTGGAGCAACCTGCCGCTGGTGATGGAGGACATCGCGCGCATCGAGATCATCCGCGCCCCCAACGCCGCCGCCTACGGCCCCAACGCCTTCCAGGGGATCGTCAACATCGTCACCGAGACCGCCCTGGAGACCCGCAACGGCGCCGCCGTCGCCGCGGGCGAGCCGGGGCGGCGCCGCGCGGTGCTGCGGCTCGCCGGCGCGCGCGGCGAGCGCGCCTTCCGCGCGAGCCTCGCCTACCGGCGCGACGACGGCTTCAGCGGCCGCAACGACGATGCCGAGACCGCGATCCTCGCCCTGCGCGCCGATCTGCCCCTGGGGCCCGCCGAGATGGTGGAGCTGCAAGGGGGCTACAACCACGGCCGCCACGGCCAGGGCGACGGCGTCGACCAGTTCGGCTTCGACGACCGCCGCAGCGACGAGACCGACACCGGGTTCGTCCAGGGGCGCTGGCGCCGCGTCCTCGGCCCCGGGGAGGAGCTTACGCTCCTCGCCTACCACCGCCGCGAGCGCACCCGGGACCGGGAGAGCGGACCCGCCACGATCCCGCTTCCCGGGCTCGGGGATCTTCCCCTCGAGGTCGAGGCCGACCTCGGTCGCGACGCCCGCCGCACCGACCTCGAGCTGCAGCACGTGGTCGCGCCGCGCCCTGGAACCCGCATCGTCTGGGGCCTGGAGGCCCGCCACGACGAGGTGGAGGCGCCCGGGCTCCTCGCCGGCGGGTCCTTCAGCAACGACCTCTGGCGCCTGTTCGGCAACCTCGAGCAGGGCGGCGGCGGCCGCCTGGTCTGGAACGCCGGCGCCATGGCGGAGGCCAACCGGGTGAGCGGCACCCGCATCGCCCCCCGCCTCGGGGTCAACCTGCGCATCGCCCCGGGCCACGCCCTGCGCCTGACCGTCGCGGGCGCCACCCGCAACCCCTCGGCGGTGGAGGCCGCAGGCGACTTCGCCTTCTTCGGCCGCGTCACCGACCCGCTGCAGGCGGCGCTGCTGGACGGCGTGCTCGATGCTCTCGTCGGCACCGACGTGCGCGGCGACCTCGTCATGGATCACCAGTTCCTCACCCGCCGCCTGCCGGACCCGGAGGAGATGCGCTCGCTGGAGCTCGGCTGGATCTTCCGCGCCGGCCCCGTGGCGGGGGACCTCAAGCTTTTCACCGAGCGGCTCGACGGCCTCGTCGCCGCCACCAAGCTGACCCTCGCCGCCAAGGACGGTGTCTACAACGTCGACGGCAAGACCGGGGTCTTCGTCAACCGCAACGACGTGCGCCTGCACGGGCTCGAGCTCCAGCTCGACGCCCGCCCCGGGCGGCGCAACCGCATCCACCTCGCCTACGCCCTCACCGACGCCGACGCCAGCGGCGAGGATGCGCAGGACCTGGAGGAGTCGGTGCCGCGCCAAAACCTCGCCCTGCTCCTCACCCGGCGCCTCGCGGGCGGGCTGCGCGCGAGCGCGGCGGCCTACTACGTGAGCGGCATGCGCTTCCTCGACGTGGGCGCGACGGTGGGCGCCTACCGCCGCCTCGACCTCACCCTCTCGGGGCCGCTCGCCGGCGCCGGCCGGGGTGCGCGCTGGCGCCTGGCGCTGCAAAACGTCGACGGCGCCGATGCCGACCTGCAGCCGGACAACCGCCTCGACACCCGCCTCCAGGCGGGCGTGACCCTGCCCCTCTGA
- a CDS encoding ATP-binding protein — translation MKGGPSLRRHLLAATLVPLVLSALVLTGHFVRRQFQAEEASLEARARALAAQLAVAAEYGVYSGNLRYLDDLGLARQLAATPGFEGAEVRSADGRVLARFGRPDPRPPEAPTAGLRRTRHDLTVTVPVRPTGIRVDDFAPAEAEPAGVAGFVSVRFSLAATRNAQWAFAREAALLSAGVLLLGLAGAWWLGRRITRPLAELTEAVSRLEAGHLDTRVRVAREEELATLGRGFNRMAKALERAQRELETRIERATAELRESLEALAAQETRYRELVENANSAILKLDLTGRITFVNEHAARFFGYEEEELVGRPLLATLLPGGHAEQLARILRDPRSYPVAELTNLRRDGRIVHMLWSHHPLRGTDGRVVGVIAVGQDVTERRRMEQALERLAQVGGSPAELYDAFAAALCIGLDARWAALCREVEGRPDWVETAGSAEAGTPAPHLCYLLRETPCAEVCLEGRAVAIEAGFARRHPGDTLRRAMGVESYAGEPVRDASGRIVGAVWVADPQPRAETPAARALLRLVAARAAFEFERERAARALVRDRDRAEAASRAKSEFLANISHEIRTPMNGIVGFAGMLLRTRLDPTQRHYVETIDRSARHLLTLLNDVLDLSRVEAGRLELQEGPFHLRELVEEVLSMLGAAAAEKGLELVHLVYADVPEAVVGDAVRLRQVLVNLVGNAIKFTDEGEVVVRVMNDDAGDGETEDLRLRIEVSDTGIGIRAADVERLFAPFTQLDGAAERRHGGSGLGLAICRRLVEHMGGRIGVESAPGRGSTFWFTLRLRLDTAAPDLRQDLHGRRVLLCERHRLARLSMSHVLHHWGIETLEVADLAAAPDAARHAAASGRALDAAVLAFRADEAAAGRCRDTVAALRALDLPVIAYVSGRSAAQREQACARCTVRCRDKPFVSHILYDELRAATAPEPAAAERPATAPAAGLHLLVVDDNAVNRRLMELLLGQAGARVTLAADGREALAAAAAQPFDAIFMDLHMPGMSGERVLKRLRAAEGPNRATPVIALTAAGAGDERQRLLGRGFDDFVAKPVDEHALARVLARLGGTAAPATGGAMAGVREELLGMLVAELPEHAAALAAALRGRRAAQLQSLAHRLRGAALAAGHAALAAHARALEEAAEDGDWAVIRARHEALAALIEALAEPAPAQDAGG, via the coding sequence ATGAAGGGGGGACCGAGCCTGCGCCGGCACCTGCTGGCGGCCACCCTGGTGCCCCTGGTCCTGAGCGCCCTGGTGCTCACCGGCCACTTCGTCCGCCGCCAGTTCCAGGCCGAGGAGGCCTCCCTGGAGGCGCGCGCACGCGCCCTCGCCGCGCAGCTCGCGGTGGCGGCCGAGTACGGCGTCTACAGCGGCAACCTGCGCTACCTCGACGACCTGGGCCTCGCCCGCCAGCTCGCCGCCACCCCGGGCTTCGAGGGCGCCGAGGTGCGCAGCGCCGACGGCCGCGTGCTGGCCCGCTTCGGCCGCCCGGACCCCCGCCCGCCCGAGGCCCCCACCGCGGGGCTGCGCCGCACCCGCCACGACCTCACGGTCACCGTCCCCGTGCGCCCCACCGGGATCCGGGTGGACGACTTCGCCCCCGCCGAGGCCGAGCCCGCCGGCGTCGCCGGCTTCGTGAGCGTCCGCTTCTCCCTCGCCGCCACCCGCAACGCGCAGTGGGCCTTCGCCCGCGAGGCGGCGCTGCTCTCGGCGGGGGTGCTGCTGCTCGGGCTCGCCGGCGCCTGGTGGCTCGGACGGCGCATCACGCGCCCGCTGGCGGAGCTGACCGAGGCGGTCTCGCGGCTCGAGGCCGGCCACCTGGACACGCGGGTGCGGGTCGCCCGGGAGGAGGAGCTCGCCACCCTCGGGCGGGGCTTCAACCGCATGGCCAAGGCCCTGGAGCGGGCGCAGCGCGAGCTCGAGACGCGCATCGAGCGCGCCACCGCCGAGCTGCGCGAGTCGCTGGAGGCGCTGGCAGCGCAGGAGACCCGCTACCGGGAGCTGGTGGAGAACGCCAACAGCGCCATCCTCAAGCTGGACCTCACCGGTCGCATCACCTTCGTCAACGAGCACGCGGCCCGCTTCTTCGGCTACGAGGAGGAGGAGCTCGTGGGGCGGCCGCTGCTCGCCACCCTGCTGCCGGGAGGCCACGCCGAGCAGCTCGCCCGGATCCTGCGCGACCCGCGGTCCTATCCGGTGGCCGAGCTCACCAACCTCCGTCGCGACGGGCGCATCGTCCACATGCTCTGGTCCCACCACCCGCTGCGCGGGACCGACGGGCGCGTCGTGGGCGTGATCGCGGTGGGCCAGGACGTGACCGAGCGGCGGCGCATGGAGCAGGCGCTGGAGCGCCTCGCCCAGGTGGGGGGCAGCCCCGCCGAGCTCTACGACGCCTTCGCCGCGGCGCTCTGCATCGGGCTCGACGCGCGCTGGGCCGCCCTCTGCCGGGAGGTGGAGGGCCGCCCCGACTGGGTCGAGACCGCAGGCAGCGCCGAGGCGGGTACACCGGCCCCGCACCTGTGCTACCTGCTGCGCGAGACCCCCTGCGCCGAGGTCTGTCTCGAGGGGCGCGCGGTGGCCATCGAGGCGGGCTTCGCCCGCCGCCACCCCGGCGATACGCTGCGCCGGGCGATGGGGGTGGAGAGCTACGCCGGGGAGCCCGTGCGCGACGCCTCGGGCCGCATCGTGGGCGCGGTCTGGGTGGCCGATCCGCAGCCGCGCGCCGAGACCCCCGCGGCGCGGGCCCTGCTGCGGCTCGTGGCCGCCCGTGCCGCCTTCGAGTTCGAGCGCGAGCGCGCCGCGCGGGCGCTGGTGCGGGACCGCGACCGCGCCGAGGCCGCCTCGCGGGCCAAGTCCGAGTTCCTCGCCAACATCTCCCACGAGATCCGCACCCCCATGAACGGCATCGTCGGCTTCGCCGGCATGCTCCTGCGCACCCGCCTGGACCCCACCCAGCGCCACTACGTGGAGACCATCGACCGCTCCGCCCGCCACCTCCTGACCCTGCTCAACGACGTCCTCGACCTCTCCCGCGTCGAGGCCGGCCGCCTGGAGCTGCAGGAAGGCCCCTTCCACCTGCGCGAGCTGGTGGAGGAGGTGCTCTCGATGCTGGGCGCCGCGGCGGCCGAGAAGGGCCTCGAGCTCGTCCACCTGGTCTACGCCGACGTCCCCGAGGCCGTCGTCGGCGACGCCGTGCGCCTGCGCCAGGTGCTGGTGAACCTGGTGGGCAACGCCATCAAGTTCACCGACGAGGGCGAGGTGGTGGTGCGGGTCATGAACGACGACGCCGGCGACGGGGAGACCGAGGACCTGCGCCTGCGCATCGAGGTCAGCGACACCGGCATCGGCATCCGCGCCGCGGACGTCGAGCGCCTCTTCGCCCCCTTCACCCAGCTCGACGGCGCGGCCGAGCGCCGCCACGGCGGCAGCGGGCTCGGGCTCGCGATCTGCCGCCGCCTGGTGGAGCACATGGGCGGGCGCATCGGGGTCGAGAGCGCGCCGGGGCGGGGATCCACCTTCTGGTTCACCCTGCGCCTGCGCCTCGACACCGCGGCACCGGACCTGCGCCAGGACCTGCACGGGCGGCGGGTGCTGCTCTGCGAGCGCCACCGCCTCGCCCGCCTCTCCATGAGCCACGTGCTCCACCACTGGGGGATCGAGACCCTGGAGGTGGCGGATCTTGCCGCCGCCCCCGACGCGGCGCGCCACGCCGCCGCCTCCGGGCGCGCGCTGGACGCGGCGGTGCTCGCCTTCCGCGCCGACGAGGCCGCCGCTGGACGCTGCCGCGACACCGTGGCCGCGCTGCGCGCCCTCGACCTGCCCGTGATCGCCTACGTCAGCGGCCGCAGCGCCGCCCAGCGCGAGCAGGCCTGCGCCCGCTGCACGGTGCGCTGCCGGGACAAGCCCTTCGTCAGCCACATCCTCTACGACGAGCTGCGCGCCGCCACCGCCCCGGAGCCGGCGGCGGCCGAGCGGCCCGCCACTGCCCCCGCGGCGGGGCTGCACCTCCTCGTGGTGGACGACAACGCCGTCAACCGCCGCCTGATGGAGCTCCTCCTCGGCCAGGCGGGCGCCCGCGTCACCCTCGCCGCCGACGGACGGGAGGCGCTGGCCGCGGCCGCGGCGCAGCCCTTCGACGCCATCTTCATGGACCTGCACATGCCGGGGATGAGCGGCGAGCGTGTGCTCAAGCGGCTGCGCGCCGCGGAGGGGCCCAACCGCGCCACCCCCGTGATCGCCCTCACCGCCGCCGGCGCCGGCGACGAGCGCCAGCGCCTGCTCGGCCGCGGCTTCGACGACTTCGTCGCCAAACCCGTGGACGAGCACGCCCTCGCCCGCGTCCTCGCCCGCCTCGGCGGCACCGCCGCCCCCGCGACGGGGGGCGCCATGGCGGGGGTGCGGGAGGAACTGCTGGGCATGCTCGTGGCCGAGCTCCCGGAACATGCCGCGGCCCTCGCCGCCGCCCTGCGCGGGCGCCGCGCGGCGCAGCTGCAGTCCCTCGCCCACCGGCTGCGGGGGGCCGCCCTCGCCGCCGGCCACGCCGCGCTCGCGGCCCATGCCCGCGCCCTCGAGGAGGCCGCCGAGGACGGCGACTGGGCGGTGATCCGCGCCCGCCACGAGGCGCTCGCGGCCCTCATCGAGGCCCTCGCCGAGCCCGCGCCGGCTCAGGACGCGGGCGGCTGA
- the acpS gene encoding holo-ACP synthase produces MIVGLGTDVVRVARLARLHARWGVRLERRLLAPEERAELARSARPAHFLARRFAAKEAAVKALGTGFRDGIRKADVVVGHDPRGAPRLELRGAAARRARALGVARVHLSLSDEEDVALAVVILEAQPPAS; encoded by the coding sequence GTGATCGTCGGCCTCGGCACGGACGTCGTGCGGGTGGCACGCCTTGCGCGGCTGCACGCGCGCTGGGGAGTGCGCCTGGAGCGGCGCCTGCTCGCCCCCGAGGAGCGGGCGGAGCTTGCCCGCAGCGCCCGCCCCGCCCACTTCCTGGCGCGGCGCTTCGCCGCCAAGGAGGCGGCGGTCAAGGCCCTCGGCACCGGATTCCGGGACGGCATCCGCAAGGCCGACGTGGTGGTGGGGCACGACCCGCGCGGCGCGCCGCGGCTGGAGCTGCGGGGCGCCGCGGCCCGGCGCGCGCGGGCGCTGGGGGTCGCCCGGGTGCATCTGAGCCTCTCCGACGAGGAGGACGTGGCCCTCGCGGTGGTGATCCTCGAGGCTCAGCCGCCCGCGTCCTGA